The window CGCTTTCTCTTCTTGTAATTCGTCTATCAGATTGCGATATTCTTTAATCTGATCTTCTTGGCTGTGGTTTGATTTGATTGTTCTTAATTTATCAGTAACGGTAGCATAAGTGTTTTTTGCTAATAATGTTGCCAATTCTGTTCCTAAATTAGTGAGTACGTTGTCCATAGATTCTTCTTTTTTAAACTTGCTGCCTATGATGCAATGCCCATAGATCCATTAAAACTGTTTTCTCTCAAAAAAATCTATTTAACTTTGTCGATCATTCTCAACAAAGTTTGGTCAATTTTTATCACTCGTTATTTGGAATGAGATTAAAAAGTTTGCAGTACATTTCAGCTTCGTGTTCTAAGAAACGCCTTTGTGGTCTATCATTTTTGGTAATTTCTTCTGGAGCATAAAGTTTTAGACATCCATTTTGCAGCCTAAAATGTCCACCAGATATTTTTCCTCCTTCAATATAGATAGATAATTGACCATAGGAAGAGTAAGAGGTGACTATAATAATCTCATCTCCATCATTACTGTCCTTTCTTGTTGCGTCAGGAATAGCAAATAAACAATATACTTGTCCAGAAACTGCAATCCCATTATGCCCAATAAAATTTACAGAATTCTCTTCTTTGCTACCTATCGTGGGAAACATCTTTTTGGGTTTTTGGGGGGTCATTGTTCTTACCTAAAACTAAGTAGTAATAACGAACAGCCTCTGCCAGAGATTTATGGCCATTTGAAGGAAGAAGTTGAATTCTTTGATAGGCAGCTGGCATGAGCCACCTCGGCAAACTAGCATTTATCACATCTCGCTGTTTGTTCCACGAAGTTAGCTCATAAATATGAAGAGCCATAAAAGCACTTAACGCCGTTCCAGAAACTCCTAATAACGGTGTAATTCGTTTTAAATCATTTTGAGGTAACTTTAAATCGCAATACCCTAACAATAGCACCAGAATTATCAACAAAATCATGACAAAAGTCTGGAACGCCAACGGACTCTTCACTTTGAATTTCAATCTTTTTTTAATTTTTTTTAAAAAAAATAGAGTGAACAAATCGGATACAAAATTAAAAAAGTTCCAACATAGAGTGCCCAACGATCAAGGAAAGAATTAATAACATAAAAAATTACGGATACAACACCTAGAGTGAAAGCAGCAGATCGCCAAAAGGGCAAAAAATAAAGCAAATATAATTTCTTAATACCCTTTAACTTTGGTGCAGGATGCTATCCTGTAGGGATTCTTTTACTGAGGCTGGAGACATATCCGCACCATTGGGATTGGTCGTGGAATCGGTCGTGAGATTGTCACTATCGTCTGAATTAGTATTCTTCCTACTACTCATAATATCGCCATTATAATCCTTTAATACCAATTCAGTAGCTGAAAAATTTTGGTTAACGACACCATTATGATTTAAAATACACATGTCCACCAAACACTAGGAGTTAACCAAATTGGCAAAAGAAACTCATGAATTAAATCAACTCATAATTATCGGAAATGGTTTTGATCTAAGATGCGGATTGCCTTCACGTTTTAAAGATTTTTTCAACTATCGATATGGAAATTTTAATCAGGTGGGAACGAATTTTAAAAAAATATTAGCCGACCACCAAGCGCTCTCTGCCGATGGCTATTAAGAAGCATTAGATAGCATTCAGCAGCCGGTCAATACCAACAACATTCACATAAAAGAACTAAACTTTTGGGATTTGATTATATTGAACAAGATATTGGATGATCCTAATCATAAGTTCGAACTTGAATGGTCCGACTTTGAAACGCTTATTGAGCAGACTTTGAAAAAAGGCATTGTCATAAACAAGCGAGCATTAAGTGGAGACAATTTTTATAATCATATGATGAATCTACTTAGCCAGCATGTTAACATGCAAGACCTTCTTGCAAAAGAAGAGTTGGACGGAAATGGAGAAATTGCCTTATTTGAAAAACAGGTATACAACATTTTCTAACACAAATATTTTAATCAGCCGTATGATAATGACTCCAATTGGATCATATCCTTTGATAATGCCAACAATGAGAATAAAATTCAACTTATCAAAATACTTCTTCTACGAGAACTGAATGCTTTGGAAGCAGAATTCTCGGATTACCTCACAACAATCACAACAAATAATGCTAATTATTCACACAAAGCCGAATTCTTATTTAATAATCTATTTGAAGATGATATTTCTGGCAGTGAGCTTGGCGATGACACAAAAATTAATATTGCTCTCCTAACTTTTAACTACATGCAACCCAATTTTCAAGATCCAATTTTCAAATCTGAAACATATTATTCAAGAAATGTCCACGGAAATATCAATGACAGGAACATTATCATGGGGATTGATTATGAAAGCGATGGCGAGAAGCACTCTTTAGTGAGATTCACTAAAACTTACCGTACTCTTGCCTTTACAAATATCCAGCGTTCCCATAATTTGTTCGACTATCCCTTGGATAAAGTCAAAATATATGGTCATTCTCTAAATATTGCGGATCAATCTTACTTCTATGCAATATTTGACGCAGTTAAACTCTATAGCTAAAAGACAGAACTATATTTTTATTATTCTCCCTACAAAGGTTTTGATGAGAACACTTTATTCCAGAATATTAATCGCTTAATTAAAGGATATGGTGAAACCATATCTCGAGATCACGGAAAAAGTTTGTTACATAAGCCGATTCTCAAAAGAAGAATTCATATCAAACAATTGTTCGAGCACTATCAACTGGACGACGGATCAGCCAATGATAGTGAAACAAATGAAGTTGAGAAGTGTTTTACTAAAATCCATGATTTATTGTTGGACAATATTAGTTCCGATGGAACCTATTACGGTGTCGACGAATAAATCTGGTAAATTCATAAGAAACGACTAGGCATTGGAAAATCCTCAGTATAGTCCCACTGAGTGGGGATGGTCTTCACAGTTTTCAGCTTTTTTTCAGTTTCTTCAAAATTATCCGAATCAAAAATCGACCAAGCATCTTTGCCCGCCGAAGACAAATTATTCAGCAAAGGAAAATCCCGATCCTCATTTGTCCACAGAACCCAAGTAATTGAATACCACCAATGATGAATTAAGTCTTTTCTTCCCTTTTCGATCTGTGATACATAATATAAAAGCAGATCAAACTGTTTAATGCCTTGCTTTGTTCGCTGATCTAAGTTCTTATCAAAAAAATCAAGAATAAAATCAGGACCGGCATCTGTGCTGATTTTGCCATTTTTCAAGGGAAAACTGTGGCCCTTATCTTGAATCAGGTCCATAGGATAAAAGGGTTCAAAATTACTGCGCTGATTAGATTGATTAGTGAAAACATGTTTCATCAGCACATTGGCTAATTTGTACTTGGCATTAATAATTAAGTCGCCGCCAATAATCATGAAAACCGCATAGCGGATAAAACCAAAGCTTAATCTGTATTCCTTGACACTACCAATATAACTAGTGTGCTGGAGTATAGAATTCAAAAACGACAGCACATCGTCCAAATTATCAAAAGCAGTGTCGTTGTATACAAGATGAAAAGTCTTTTGCAGGGACTTTAAAATCGGTATAGCCGTCTCAACTTGTTCTGCAATAGTCTCTTTACCAGTACAATGTTTATCCCAATCAGCGAAGAAAGTTTTGACTGTCGGGAGATAGTCTGTTTTGAATTGGTCTTGAGCTATCAAAGGATTGCCCATGAGCGTATTTTCGATTTGAAAAGAAATATTTTGGATTTTGCGAATGCCATCATCTTGCGGCTCTGCAGCCGTGAAATTCGGTTCAAGTCCAAGTGGCGGTCGCTTTAAAACAGGTTCCCCATAAATCCGCCGTTCCAATTCCTCTAAAGACTCGTTATAAGTCCGCCTCTTGCCATTGAAATTAATATATTTTTTCGTTGCCAAAAAGGTCGGCACGATCGCTTTGTTTTCGGAATCAAAATCGATGGCCAAAGGTATGATTCGGGAATTAGTAATCGATCCATACACTTCTGGTGTCATAATCGTCGATTCTGTGCTGACACCGCTGCCGTCTTTCACATCAGCTTTCTTTTGATAATCCTGATCGCACAAGACGATGATGTAGTCAATGCTCGGGTCTTTTAAGCTCTGTTCCATAAAGCGAAAAAGATCACCTCCTGCAGGAAGACTCCATCCGTCGAAGACAACTAAAATCCCATCGTGTTGAAGGTTCTTAGATAATGTCGTCGCTAGTTCCTGTTGTGTGTGCGAGTATGAGATAAAAACTTTTTTTGATTTGTTTGTCATCACTTACTGCCTAATTTAACTTTCTTCATAAATATCCTAGTGTATATTTTGCCAAGCCATTGTTATTTCAAATAAAAATCTCATAGTAAACGTATTTGATTTATAATGCATTGCCATAATCACATATTTCAATATAAGGCGAAACAATTTTGGATAAACAAAAACCTAGTTCCAAAAAATCAAGAACAAGGTATTCCATGAGTTAGGACTAATAAATCAAACAAATCACTTCGGATCAATTAAGTACAGACAGCACTCAAAAATAAGATTATGGCTATTTAACATGAGCCTAATTTGATCCAATTAAGTAATTCATTGTACACGCCTAATCTTGATAACAATTTTTTTTAATAATCAAGAAGATAGTGTCCATACCAGATCTAGCATTGGCCAACGCCAATTAAACACAGTAAATTAATGGCAAATACCTATTATCCAAGCAAAATAAAAATTCGACTAATTAGTAAGTCTGCAACTCCCCAAGATTGTCAGCTCTGATGCCGTTGCGTTCAGTTTTAATATATTTTTCCGAGCCAACTGTTTCTACTATCACTCGCTTACCTTGGTCCCATTGGCCATTGTTATCTTTATAAATTGTGCAAAAAGTTCTTCTGTGATCAGTGCTTTCGATATAACGGATAACATCATCCTTTGAAAAAGGATACGTTTCTCTCCCAATCTTATCGTCTAAATCCTTATGTGTTCTGACTTCAGCAATATGTTTCCGATATGGTTCATCTGCATAATGCACTGCATAAATTAAATAATCTGCCCACTTCGACATACATCTATCCCCTCTTTTTGCTGAATTTTTGGTCTGAAATTCCTCTACCCTAATTTAGCTGGCTAAAATATAGTTCAATTAGATTGAAAAGAAAAGATAAAAAAACATTTTTTATATAAGAAAACCATAGAAAAATTGAAAACTTATTCAGAATTATCCTCTATTGCCCTCAAAGCCGAATCACAAAAAAAGCCTAAAAATAACGGCCTCTTAAAATTCTCAGATGAAAAAATTAATCAACTACATTTTTCTAAATCACATAAAAAACATTTTTCGCAAAAGCTGCACAAACCTATCCAAAAAACAGCCGGGAATAAATACTTGTTGGTTATTTGTGATTCTCGGAACTGCGATAAACAAAATAGTGAGGAATTCTATTGAATCAAAAAAGACCAGCAGATTAAATATTTGATCCCAAAAATGCTCCTTTTTTACCAGTTGATAATCATCCACCCAATTCGGGTTATTTTTTCGACTCTTATAAAAATCCCAAGTATGCTCGCTCCCTCTAGTTGGCGATTCATACAATTTCCCAGATGCCATTCGATCCCTCTCCAATAGGCTGAGATAATTATATTGCAAAACTAATCGAAGAAAAATAATTATATCAATATTAGATTGGATATCGTGAACGCGAATAATAAGAAAACCTTCGTTACAGTCAAAAACAAGCTTTTTAATAATTTTTAAATAATGATCGCCTATACAAAATCATAGCAATACCCTTCTCATAATAAGAGAATAATCTCATAAAAATATTTTTTACTAGGACTAACAAGAGTTTTTTAAGCATGCTCGATCAAGATAGATACGCCTACTATAAATGGTCGTATTCGTGTCACCCATCCATACGTATAAAGAAACGATAAATTGCATTACCTCATTTTAAAAATAAAAATAATTATCATACAATTTTCAGGAGATCAAAAAAACTTTATTTTCAAAAAACCTATCATTTTATAAGAAATCATTAACAACCGCTAACGATTTACTAAC of the Oenococcus sp. UCMA 16435 genome contains:
- a CDS encoding TIR domain-containing protein; its protein translation is MTNKSKKVFISYSHTQQELATTLSKNLQHDGILVVFDGWSLPAGGDLFRFMEQSLKDPSIDYIIVLCDQDYQKKADVKDGSGVSTESTIMTPEVYGSITNSRIIPLAIDFDSENKAIVPTFLATKKYINFNGKRRTYNESLEELERRIYGEPVLKRPPLGLEPNFTAAEPQDDGIRKIQNISFQIENTLMGNPLIAQDQFKTDYLPTVKTFFADWDKHCTGKETIAEQVETAIPILKSLQKTFHLVYNDTAFDNLDDVLSFLNSILQHTSYIGSVKEYRLSFGFIRYAVFMIIGGDLIINAKYKLANVLMKHVFTNQSNQRSNFEPFYPMDLIQDKGHSFPLKNGKISTDAGPDFILDFFDKNLDQRTKQGIKQFDLLLYYVSQIEKGRKDLIHHWWYSITWVLWTNEDRDFPLLNNLSSAGKDAWSIFDSDNFEETEKKLKTVKTIPTQWDYTEDFPMPSRFL
- a CDS encoding DUF3892 domain-containing protein, giving the protein MSKWADYLIYAVHYADEPYRKHIAEVRTHKDLDDKIGRETYPFSKDDVIRYIESTDHRRTFCTIYKDNNGQWDQGKRVIVETVGSEKYIKTERNGIRADNLGELQTY